A window of the Planococcus citri chromosome 4, ihPlaCitr1.1, whole genome shotgun sequence genome harbors these coding sequences:
- the LOC135845172 gene encoding esterase E4-like, whose product MNVGLCVLFSTLIAFTSCELLTLKNGVINGTVGKSRNGRPFQQFNSIPYAEPPVRELRFKAPVAINPWPDVKDVSNLPPRCIQPPTFITLGGSDIIQEDCLYLSVFVPNNLFKPSGKTPVIVYIHGGSFQIGSAGGYNPQYFMDKDVILVIINYRLGVLGFFGLNNDVISGNYGLKDQALALQWVKENIAAFGGDPNRVTLMGVSAGAASVHLHMFSPLSKGLFQKAIMLSGSAYSGWAVLDQGFGEAISTAFLVISGCFRNDSIQVLKCLQQLPVDDFLTLGNRLYLRNFTASRMLFKPITE is encoded by the exons atgaatgtggGTTTGTGCGTGTTGTTTTCAACCTTAATTGCTTTTACAAGTTGCGAACTGTTGACGCTGAAAAATGGAGTAATCAATGGAACTGTTGGAAAGTCAAGAAATGGTCGTCCATTTCAACAATTTAACAGTATTCCTTACGCAGAACCTCCCGTGAGAGAATTGAGATTCAAG GCTCCAGTTGCAATTAATCCATGGCCTGACGTCAAAGACGTTTCCAACTTACCTCCAAGATGCATTCAACCTCCAACTTTTATCACTTTGGGTGGTTCTGATATCATACAAGAAGACTGTCTTTACTTGAGTGTTTTCGTACCAAAT aatttattcaaaCCTTCTGGTAAAACTCCAGTTATAGTGTATATACATGGAGGATCATTTCAAATCGGTTCTGCAGGAGGATACAATCCCCAATATTTTATGGATAAAGATGTCATCCTTGTAATAATTAATTATCGACTGGGAGTTTTAG GCTTTTTCGGTTTGAATAATGATGTAATCAGCGGAAATTACGGCCTGAAAGACCAAGCGTTAGCATTGCAATGGGTAAAAGAAAATATTGCAGCTTTTGGAGGTGATCCTAATAGAGTGACATTGATGGGAGTCAGTGCTGGCGCAGCTTCTGTGCATTTACACATGTTTTCTCCGCTCAGTAAAG GACTATTTCAAAAAGCGATCATGTTAAGTGGAAGTGCTTATTCTGGCTGGGCTGTTCTGGATCAAGGATTCGGTGAAGCCATTTCAACCGCATTCTTAGTTATTTCTGGTTGCTTCCGCAACGATTCCATCCAAGTTTTGAAATGTCTTCAACAATTACCAGTCGACGATTTCCTGACTTTGGGAAATAGATTATAC CTTCGAAACTTCACCGCATCTAGGATGTTATTCAAGCCTATCACTGAATAA